From the Coffea eugenioides isolate CCC68of chromosome 1, Ceug_1.0, whole genome shotgun sequence genome, the window CCTGTCTTCTTTCCGTGGGAAATTTCCATCGGTGCTTTGGATCATGCAGCAAAAATGTAGGCGCAAAGAACAAAAGAGGGACTTgttaaaaaacataaaaaaaaacgaaaagcaTTTGGGGGGAATGAAAAGGAGATGACGAGCTGATTATTTTGAAGTCGAGGCAAAAGGAATAAAGGTGCCTCTTTAATGGACAAAATTCAGTAAGTGATGGTCCCTGCCAATAGGCTTTGTATAACGAGATGCAGAAAGCTGTTAAAAGAGAAAGCTGATCCTTCCCAACTATTCCGTTTTGCAGTAAAGCTTCATTGTTACAGCATACACTTTGCAGTAGAGGAGAAAAAGGGAGACAACCAGAGCCAAGGCTGTGGAAGATGACGTAAAAAGAGGGTAGATGATGACGTCTTCAGGCACGCCTTATGACAGTGAAGTGTTCAAAATTTGCAGGGTACAAAATCCGCACAGCCTTCTTAGTATAGGTATAACTTTTGTGTGGACCTCTTAACGTTTGATCGAGCTTTGACGTTGCCATTACCTGAGACACGACCGGCATACGATCGTGTCGTTTACGTTGGAGACTGGAAATAATTGTGACAGAGGCTTACTGATTTTGCCATCCTCTGgggtgtcaaaactgtcaataTCATCAGATCATGAACAGTCACTACTGACCACTGACCAGATTCTATTCTTCTTAGGAACgaattaaatttcatttttcaaagaattcacctctagaagaaaaaaaaaatcagttgaGAAAAGTCTTCGTGTCGTGACTAAAAATGTGGCTTGGCGAGCTGGGGCATGGATGTGAAGTAAATTGTCACTTCACCGTATAACAGTCCTATCTATCGACTATCGGCGGTAAGCATCTCCATCATTGTGGTAGCCCGACATTTTCATTTCTAACTCGATATtctagaaagaaagaaagaaagaaaagttgcaTTTATCAGTTTCAGTTCCAAAACGTCCTGTCCATACGGCATGCAGTAAACGGAAGTGGAAAGAGGGCAATTTACTCTTACCTGCCAGATTGGTTTTCCCCTCCCCCCTTCTTCCCTTCCCTTCCCTTCCCTTCTCTCCCggggttttttttctttctgtgACCATAGATGTTATAGAAGGGAAGGGAGAAGGGACAGAGCACGGAATGCCTATCCTTTCAAACTATGAGATTGTGCTAAGCATTATGGTGTGTGCGTTATTCATTGACAAAGCTATATGGCAAATAAACATCCACACGAATTAGCTTATCAAAAGACGTGGATTCAATTCATCAGTTTGGCTGCATCCCTCCTTTTTAACCAACTTCCTCCGGAGAAGTTGGCTATCACATAAATTATGGGGTGAGAAATTAATGGTTCAAATCTTATCTCCTATCAATGTATCAATATATATGTGCCTTCTTCTAAATTTATACGGGTACGTAATGCATTCATCTGATTTGATGGTGGTTCAATCTCCATCCTATGATATTATAAGAAAGTGATGCATACACCACGGTCCATGACAACGTGTCTCAACTCTCAACTAAGGAGaaaagtggaaaaaaaaaagaatagctTAAGAttatctcatttcttttggttCAACACTCTCCggatttgatttttatattctGGGTATAGCTTATATGATGACTTTAAAGTGGAATTATTGACTGTAGAGGATTGCTCGTAGAAAAATTATATAgtacaacaaaaacaaaaatacacaCTCGAGGAGGCAAAAGAcaccaagaaaaaaagaaaggagtaAAGGAAAAGGTCCAAGTAGGGTTATCCCAAAAAGGGTTCTTATAGCCAGCTAAATTTCCCTAACCTTACTAAACTTTCTCCAATTCCCAGAAAACATGTACTAccagagagagatagagagattCTAAAACGGAAAAAAGATTTTGTAAGCGGCTAGATACCGCACGTCAAACAAGGCCTGTCGACCGCAGCAAAGCTGCGAGTTGCGAGTGTTTAAGTTTAGGTTTAAGACTTTATTATTAGAGTATTCCTCCGTTAAGTCTGGTGACGCCACCACCAATAATAGGTTCTGTCGTTGTTTCTGTTTTCAACTAAACaaaaggagggaaaaaaaataaaaagaaagaaaaaggattaTCAAAAGAGAAACCCTGCCAGCGAGGCAGAGACAATCCAATTTTGCAATTTCCCcgtcatcctttttttttttataaaaagaaaGTCGGAGACAAAGGAGTGCTAGCTAGCTAGCTATTAAGTATTAAGCCCAGAGCGAGTGACAGATACTAGTAGTATTATCATCAGTCTAACTCTTAACCAAGAAGAAGAGAAGTTGGTGGAAGGCAAAATCGGGCTCAATTGTCGTTGTTTCTCTAGCGTGTTCAAAAATGGATTACATGTGGGCAGAACAGAATTCAGGTGCAGGAGGACTTCAGCTGCCGGAAAGTCCAAGACAGCCGATGGAGTTCCTGTCGAGGTCATGGAGCGCCTCAGCCATGAAGGTGTGCAAGGCTGTAGCAGCTCGTCAAACCCCATCATTGCTTCCCAAAGGCGCTGGTTTTGCTGCTGCTAACTCCACCGCCTGCAATGCCGCCCCTGCTGCTGAAAACATGAACCCCATCCAGGAGGAGGCGGAGGATTCTGCTAAGCTTTCCGGCAACACTTTCTCCTTTGCTTCATCTGCGACTTCTCAACTGGTCCTTGAACGCATTATGGCTCAAACCGTCAGTACTCCGTCCAAATATGTTCAACCCACCCGAATTTTCATTATGTTATGAGCAAAAGAATTATGCAACTGTTGATTTAGTTCCTTAATTTGCCGGCTGCTCAACTCATTGACGTACTTTGTTAATGTTAGCTACGCATAATTAAGTCAAGGGTACAAATAGCTTGATATGGGCATGTCATGGGTGCAGGAAGTATCGCCTCTAACTTCAGGAAGGTTGTCGCACAGTAGCGGACCTCTGAACGTTTGCCTGACTGATGAAACTGACAGCCCTCCCATTTCACCTTCTGAGGAATTCGAAGACGTCATTAAGGTAATATGAAATACTACTGGTATTCATCTATAATTAACAACAAATGTTTCTTGGATCcgtttcttcttctctttgttTTCTATACTGTGTATGGTACTAACAGTTTGGGGGGGGCGGGGGCTAGTCGGCTAGGAGAATCTAGtgtgaaatgatttttgaatgTACTCATTAGTCAATCACAGCGTCTGTTAATGCATTAAAAAGTTAGAGATGATGTTGGGATTGTGGATCAAACTTTTGATCTCTAGCGTCTAGAATACAGGTGGGGATCACACAGggcgcttttttttttttggtactcTCGATATACTTTACTTTCTTTGCAagaatgctttttttttttttttgcaagaatGCTTTAGGCGTCCAAATGCCCCAACTTTTGACTTCCTAGACACTAGAGCTAATGGAAGTACAACTAGTATATCAATTCGCTGTGGAAAcgggaaagtaaaagaaaaaattggcaacctcacaaatttttttttttggtaacaacATAAAACGTTGAACTAAAAGGCCAAATCTTGGACACACTGCCAGGCCCCTGACAGCACAAAAAAGATTTAAGTTGGAAGCCCATCACATTGTATGGACTCCAAACGCAAAAGTAGCAGGATTTGGACTTGGACAGGGTTCATGAATGTTTTTGCAGGAGTTGATTTGGGACACAACAAGATAAGAATAAGATACGCTGCTTTAATGTGGATCAGATCTTGGTCTAGCATCTAAGATCGAAGCTCCAAAAATCAAAGATGTTATATTTACATCTCTCCCGTTGCTTAAATTTCATCTATTAgtcgtttaaaaaaaaaattaaaaatgctGTACACCCGCATGGCAAGTATCATAAATGAGAGTACTAGTAGTAGCAGATTCCAATTTTCAGAAGATCATATCATTATTCACTGATCAGTCGTACCCGATTCTCCTCCTACTTACATTTGTTTTTTTGGAGAAACACGGTTGATAATTAAATTAAAGAATTTGGGTTGCTAACTTAGAAGCATGCTTGCAGTATCTACGCGTAAACAACAGTCTGCAACCGTTGTTTACGGGCGGCACCCGGAATGGTTatagtggtggtggtggtggtgctaGCACACCTGGTGGCAAGACAGTTGGGAGGTGGTTGAAGGAgaggagagagaagaagaaagaagaaagcaGAACCCAGAATGCTCAGCTTCATGCCGCTGTATCAGTTGCTGGAGTGGCTGCAGCTGTAGCTGCCATTGCAGCCGCCACCGCAGCAGCATCTTCCACCACCGGAAAGGACGAACAGGTCGCCAAAACGGATATGGCTGTTGCTTCAGCGGCAACATTGGTAGCTGCTCAGTGCGTGGAAGCCGCAGAAGCTATGGGAGCTGACCGCGAACACTTGATCTCAGCAATTAGCTCTGCCGTTAATGTTCGCTCCCATGGAGATATCTCAACTCTAACTGCTGCTGCCGCCACAGGTTTACTACCAGCAGAAAGCCCCACTTCCCTTATTTAACTGCAGTGAATTCCATCACAACCAGACTTTAACATTACTCAGGCAGTTGAACGCGGTTTGAAACTTTTTGAGTATGATAACAAACGGGATTAATATTTCCAACCACTTGCGGGGGGAAAAGTGTTAAACAGAATGAATGAGTTTTACCATTTTTCTCAAATCATACCTGT encodes:
- the LOC113781033 gene encoding VAN3-binding protein; translated protein: MDYMWAEQNSGAGGLQLPESPRQPMEFLSRSWSASAMKVCKAVAARQTPSLLPKGAGFAAANSTACNAAPAAENMNPIQEEAEDSAKLSGNTFSFASSATSQLVLERIMAQTEVSPLTSGRLSHSSGPLNVCLTDETDSPPISPSEEFEDVIKYLRVNNSLQPLFTGGTRNGYSGGGGGASTPGGKTVGRWLKERREKKKEESRTQNAQLHAAVSVAGVAAAVAAIAAATAAASSTTGKDEQVAKTDMAVASAATLVAAQCVEAAEAMGADREHLISAISSAVNVRSHGDISTLTAAAATALRGVATLKARVLKEVWNIATVIPVERGIGIGGSVRNNNNNDFANFGGYGEGFVPEENFLGVCNQELLARGRELLKRTRQGDLHWKIVSVYIHRTGQVMLKMKSKHVASTITKKKKNVVLDVCKDMPAWPGRHLFEDGEQRRYFGLKTEVRGIVEFECRNQKEYDIWTQGVSRLLSIVAETKKRFHK